The Syntrophorhabdus sp. genomic interval CGTACCCGTCCTCGATGGCGCTGACAACGTTATTGTACATGTTCCCGCCATAAAGAGGGTGGGGATGGCACACGACGACGCCCGCTTTCCTGCTCTGGCGGCGGAGCAATCCCTCGACACTCTGGTCCGACTCTATGGTGACCCTTTCTATTGACATGGCCATACTTATTTTGGTAGTTTTTCAACAAAAATTCAACAGGAAAAGTAATGGGATTATTCAAAAAAAGGGATAAAGAGAAGAAACCCTACCGTGAAATAAATATCCAGAAAGAGATCTCGCGGGCGGAAAAGGAAGAGTCGCTCTGGAGGAAATGTAATTCTTGCCAGGAGCTCCTGTACAGGAAAGAGGTCGAGCGCAATCGCCATGTCTGCCCCAAGTGTTTCTACCATTTCCCCATTTCCGTCGAGAACAGGATAGCGTTGACCTTTGACAGGGGCAGTTTCACCGAGTTCCATGAAAAAGTGGAGCCCGTGGACTTCCTGAGGTTCAAAGACACGAAGCCATACAAGACACGGCTCGTCGAGACACAGGAAACGGCGAAACGGTTCGACGCCCTGATGTGCGGCAGCGCGAAGATAGGCGGCATCCCCGTTCTCACCGCGATCTTCGACTTCAATTTCATGGGTGGCAGCCTGGGGAGTGTTGTGGGAGAAAAGATCACACGGACCCTCGAAGAAGGGGCAAGGCAGAAGATGCCGGTCATCCTCTTTTGCTCCTCCGGCGGTGCCAGGATGCAGGAAGGGATCATGTCGCTCATGCAGATGTCCAAGGTCTCCGGAGCCATCTATCACCTCAAGAGCAATGGGGTTCCCTATATAACGGTTCTCACCGACCCCACCCTTGGCGGTGTCTCGGCCAGCATGGGCATGCTCGGCGACATCATCATCGCCGAACCGAAGGCGATGATCGGTTTCGCGGGGGAAAGGGTGATCAAGGAAACGATCAAGGCCAAGCTGCCCCCGGGTTTTCAGCGGGCGGAATATCTCCTGGAGCATGGAATGATCGATATGATCTCCTCCCGTAAAGAGCTGAAACAGACACTGCACACGCTGCTGTCCCTGATCACATGAATGATGACCGCTATGAAAGATCGCTGGAATACCTTTCTGGCCTCGAGAGATTCGGCTCCGTTTTCGGACTCGAGAACATAGGCCGGCTTCTCGGCACGATAGGCGACCCTCACAGGTCCTTGAGGACGGTCCACGTGGCGGGGACGAACGGCAAGGGGTCCGTCGCCACGATGGTTTCCTGCATACTCAAGGCGGCGGGTTACCGGGTCGGAAAGTACACGTCGCCCCACCTGGTTTCCTTCACGGAGCGCATCACCGTCAACGAGGAAGAGATCGCGGAGGATGAGGTCGCCTCTCTCACGGAGTACATTCGTGACAGGGCCCATCGGAACGGGTCGGGACCCTTCTATACCTACTTCGACTTCACGACGGCGCTGGCCTTCGAGCACTTCCGGAGGGAGAAGGTAGACATGGCCGTCGTGGAGACGGGCCTCGGCGGAAGACTGGATTCCACGAACGTCATAGAACCGCTGACAACGGTCATTACCAATGTCGCCTTCGACCACATGAGCGAACTGGGAGGGACCATCGGTAAGATCGCCCGCGAAAAAGCGGGGATCATCAAGAAAGGCATTCCCCTTGTAACAGGCGCCCGGGGCAAGGCCCTCGGGGTGCTCGCCGATCGGGCCCGGGAGCTTGGCAGTCCGATCCACGTGCTGGGAAAGGATTTCCTCTGCAGGAAGAGGGGTGACAGGCGCTTCTCCTACCGGGGGATCGGATGGGATTGCGATGATATCGCCCTTAACCTTGAGGGGGACCATCAGCTCTCGAACGCGGCCCTCGCGTTGTGCGCGATCGAATCGCTTGCACGTGCCGGGTTCCGCGCCGGTGAGGAGCATGTGAGAGACGCGCTGGCTTCGGTGAAATGGCAGGGACGGCTGGAGACGGTCAGCGAGCGGCCGCTCGTCATACTCGACGGGGCCCACAACCTTTCCGGCGTGCGCGCGCTGGCGAGGTTTCTCCGCTCCCGCTACCGGGACCGCAGGAAGGTCCTCGTTTTCGGTGTCATGCGTGACAAGCAGTACGGAAGGATGCTCGAGGCCATGAACGGCTGCGTGGACCTTGCCATACTCACGCAGCCGAAAACGGAGCGCGCCCTCGAGGCCGAGAGCATGAAGGGTTTCGCGCACAACCCCATCGTCACGAAAGATACGAGAAGCGCCCTCAGAAAGGCGCGGCAGCTTGCCGGGGACAGGGACCTCATCCTTGTCACGGGTTCACTCTATACGATCGGAGAGGCCAAACGGGCCGTCAATGAGATATTCTAGGATCCTTGTCATAGCGATGGTTTTCGCCCTTTTTCTGCCCCTTGTATCCCGGGGACAGCAGATCGGTGTCCGTGGCGGCGACGTGAAGGGTCCGGTGGAGATCATCGCCGATCAGGTGGAGCATGACCGGGCGGCGAATACCTACACCGCCCGCGGAAACGTCGAGGTCAGGGAAACGACGCGCACCCTTTTTGCCGATTACGTTTTTCTCGATGACAACACCCGTGACGTCACCGCTGAAGGCAATGTCGTCTACGAAGACCTGGGGGACCGGATCGAATGCGAGTGGATGCAGCTCAACCTCGAGACCAAGAAAGGGACCCTGGAGAAGGCGCGGGTTTTCATAAAGACGGGCAATGTCTATATCAACGGCTCCGAGATCGAGAAGACCGGGGAATCCCAGTACAAGATCAAGAAAGGAAAATTCACCACCTGCGGCTGGGACAAGCCGGAGTGGACGTTCACCTCCGACGAGGTGGACATCACCGTGGAGGGGTACGCGAAGACGAAGTCCACCACCTTCCATATCCTCGGCGTCCCCGTGTTCTATATCCCCTGGGGGGTCTTTCCCGTGAAGGCGGAGAGGCAGTCGGGATTTCTCATACCCGAGATGGCCCTTTCTTCGGCGGATGGGGCCAAGTTCAAGATGTCCTATTTCTGGGCCATCTCGAAGGACAAAGACGCCACGATGTCCGCCGAATACATCGAGAAGAGGGGCGTCAACCTCGGTACCCAGTTCCGGTACGCCTTGAGGGAAGACCTCAAAGGAGAACTGGAAGGGAACATCATCGACGACAGCGATTACGGGCACACGCGATACCAGGTGAAGGCGAAGCACCAGCAGGTCTTCTTCAAGGACCTTCAACTCAAGGCCAGCATATGGCAGGTCTTCGACAACGATTACCTCAAGGATTTCGGAAAGTCCATCCAGGAACGCAGCGAGAGCCAGCTGAAGTCGACGATCTTCGTCGAGAAGCCCCTGCCCCGGTCGCTGCTCACCGGCGGGGTCACCCAGTTCAGGAACCTCCTCATGAGGGACGACAGCACATTGTTCCAGTATTATCCCGAGGTGACCTACTTCACCGAATACATACCGGTGTTCGGCGGGAAGATGTACCTCGACCTCAACAGCTCCCTCACCAATTTCTATCGCGACACGGGAGGAACCTATACGCGCTTTGCCGTCGATCCGTCGTTGAAGCTGCCATACTCTTTCAACGGCCTGAACACGATCCTCAGCGGTACTCTCTACGAGACGGGCTACGCGGTGAACCGCAGCGAGGGCACGGGAAGCAACAGCAACTACCGCCAGACCTTCCGCCTTGACGGCGATGCCAACATGCAGTTCATGCGGGGTTACAATACGGGATGGTCCTGGTTGGAATCGATGCAAAGCGTGGTACGGCCGAATGTCCGGTACACCTTCATCCCCAGCACCGGCTACAAGGACGCGCCCAAGATAGACGCCTACGACAGGATGAACCAGACGAACGCGATCACATATTCGATCAACCACTATCTTTACGATACTTCGGGGGAGACCGGTTTCAGACGGGAGATGTCCTTTTTCGAGGTGTCCCAGACCTATGGCATCTCGGGTAACCTCGAGGAGTCTGAGCTTTACAAGGGTTCGGGATCGCGCTTTTCCGACATCGACCTGAAATTCAGCCTGTCGCCGCTAGACTATCTCAGCTTTGCGCATGAGAGCGTTTTCAGTGTCTACGGGGAAGGGGCGAAAACATTGAGGAACAGCCTTACGTACCTCATCCCCGGGGTGTACAGCGCTGTCGTGGCACACAACTACAATTCGGGGCTCAACAACGATATCTTCGTGGAGATGTTCGCCGCGTACTGGCTTTTTGAAGGGGGCTACAACATCAGGTACACGTTCATGGAAAAGGACTGGATCGACACGGAGTATCACCTGAGATACAAGCCGGGCTGCTGGTCCGTGGTGCTGTCGCTGTCGCAGACCAAGAGGCCGAGGGACACGAGCTTCAAGCTCTCCTTCGACCTCACGGGCATCACGTCCCGGTAGAAGGAGGAGGGTTAACATGAAGGGCATCATACTGGCAGGCGGTCTGGGATCGCGCCTCGCGCCTCTCACACGGATAACGAACAAGCATCTTCTGCCCGTGTACAACAAGCCCATGATCTACTATCCCATAGAGACCCTCATCAACGCGGGCATAACGGACATCATGATCGTGACGGGCGGCAACCACGCGGGGGATTTTCTGCGCCTGATGGGCAACGGAAAGGATTTCGGGCTCAAGCATCTCAACTACACTTACCAGGAAGGGGAGGGAGGCATCGCCGACGCCCTGTCCCTGGCAGAGTACTTTGCCGATGGGGAACCGGTCTGCGTCGTTCTTGGCGACAACATCATCGAACGGAACATCATCAAGGCCGTTCACGACTTTGAAAGGCAGGGGAAAGGGGCGAAGATCATGCTCAAGGAAGTCCCCGATCCGGAAAGGTTCGGCGTTGCCGAGATCGTGGACGGCAACCTCGTCAACATCGTGGAGAAACCGAAGAATCCCCGGAGCAACCTCGCCGTCATAGGGATCTATCTTTACGACGCGGCCGTTTTCGACATCGTAAAGACCTTGAAGCCCTCCGAGCGGGGCGAGCTCGAGATCACGGATGTGAACAACGCCTATGTGAGGAACGGAGCAATGACGTGGGAGATGCTTGACGGCTGGTGGACGGACG includes:
- a CDS encoding acetyl-CoA carboxylase carboxyltransferase subunit beta encodes the protein MGLFKKRDKEKKPYREINIQKEISRAEKEESLWRKCNSCQELLYRKEVERNRHVCPKCFYHFPISVENRIALTFDRGSFTEFHEKVEPVDFLRFKDTKPYKTRLVETQETAKRFDALMCGSAKIGGIPVLTAIFDFNFMGGSLGSVVGEKITRTLEEGARQKMPVILFCSSGGARMQEGIMSLMQMSKVSGAIYHLKSNGVPYITVLTDPTLGGVSASMGMLGDIIIAEPKAMIGFAGERVIKETIKAKLPPGFQRAEYLLEHGMIDMISSRKELKQTLHTLLSLIT
- a CDS encoding bifunctional folylpolyglutamate synthase/dihydrofolate synthase, yielding MNDDRYERSLEYLSGLERFGSVFGLENIGRLLGTIGDPHRSLRTVHVAGTNGKGSVATMVSCILKAAGYRVGKYTSPHLVSFTERITVNEEEIAEDEVASLTEYIRDRAHRNGSGPFYTYFDFTTALAFEHFRREKVDMAVVETGLGGRLDSTNVIEPLTTVITNVAFDHMSELGGTIGKIAREKAGIIKKGIPLVTGARGKALGVLADRARELGSPIHVLGKDFLCRKRGDRRFSYRGIGWDCDDIALNLEGDHQLSNAALALCAIESLARAGFRAGEEHVRDALASVKWQGRLETVSERPLVILDGAHNLSGVRALARFLRSRYRDRRKVLVFGVMRDKQYGRMLEAMNGCVDLAILTQPKTERALEAESMKGFAHNPIVTKDTRSALRKARQLAGDRDLILVTGSLYTIGEAKRAVNEIF
- a CDS encoding NTP transferase domain-containing protein, encoding MKGIILAGGLGSRLAPLTRITNKHLLPVYNKPMIYYPIETLINAGITDIMIVTGGNHAGDFLRLMGNGKDFGLKHLNYTYQEGEGGIADALSLAEYFADGEPVCVVLGDNIIERNIIKAVHDFERQGKGAKIMLKEVPDPERFGVAEIVDGNLVNIVEKPKNPRSNLAVIGIYLYDAAVFDIVKTLKPSERGELEITDVNNAYVRNGAMTWEMLDGWWTDAGTFESLLRASVLVSQTGANNVAPGERT
- a CDS encoding LPS-assembly protein LptD, which gives rise to MRYSRILVIAMVFALFLPLVSRGQQIGVRGGDVKGPVEIIADQVEHDRAANTYTARGNVEVRETTRTLFADYVFLDDNTRDVTAEGNVVYEDLGDRIECEWMQLNLETKKGTLEKARVFIKTGNVYINGSEIEKTGESQYKIKKGKFTTCGWDKPEWTFTSDEVDITVEGYAKTKSTTFHILGVPVFYIPWGVFPVKAERQSGFLIPEMALSSADGAKFKMSYFWAISKDKDATMSAEYIEKRGVNLGTQFRYALREDLKGELEGNIIDDSDYGHTRYQVKAKHQQVFFKDLQLKASIWQVFDNDYLKDFGKSIQERSESQLKSTIFVEKPLPRSLLTGGVTQFRNLLMRDDSTLFQYYPEVTYFTEYIPVFGGKMYLDLNSSLTNFYRDTGGTYTRFAVDPSLKLPYSFNGLNTILSGTLYETGYAVNRSEGTGSNSNYRQTFRLDGDANMQFMRGYNTGWSWLESMQSVVRPNVRYTFIPSTGYKDAPKIDAYDRMNQTNAITYSINHYLYDTSGETGFRREMSFFEVSQTYGISGNLEESELYKGSGSRFSDIDLKFSLSPLDYLSFAHESVFSVYGEGAKTLRNSLTYLIPGVYSAVVAHNYNSGLNNDIFVEMFAAYWLFEGGYNIRYTFMEKDWIDTEYHLRYKPGCWSVVLSLSQTKRPRDTSFKLSFDLTGITSR